A single genomic interval of Cupriavidus sp. MP-37 harbors:
- a CDS encoding alkyl/aryl-sulfatase → MPNPTAFAAAATALAAALSLAGTAGAASAAASAGKPATDATARANAAVLQQLPFQDRRDFDAARRGFIGTLDKTEIRDARGNVVWTLEPYDFLKPETAPATVNPSLWRQARLNLHHGLFQVTDRIYQLRGFDIANMTIIEGESGLIVIDPLTATETSRAGLELYFRHRPKKPVVAVIYTHSHGDHFGGVKGVVSEEDVKAGRVKVLAPEGFMEEAVSENVFAGNAMSRRAQYMYGFNLPRSATGQVDVGLGKAVAHGTLTLIAPTDLIHKTGETRTIDGVQIEFLMAPGTEAPAEMLMYFPQWQALCAAEDATHNLHNLYTIRGAQVRDANQWWRALDQTIDRFGARTEVLFAQHHWPTWGRQEIVTYLGKQRDGYKYIHDQSLRLANLGYVPAEIAERVKLPPSLAREWHLRDYYGTVSHNAKAVYQRYLGWYDANPANLNPLPPEEAGKRYVEFMGGAARVLEQARAAYARGEYRWVAEVVKHVVFADPSNQAARQLEADALEQLGYQAESSTWRNAYLSGAAELRAGPPRTGRRAGSPDVLRAMTDTMFLDYLAISLNGDRAAGKTLALNWVQPDTGKRFALTVENGVFRYKADAQHAAPQATLTMPRAVLMGVLAGQTTLAAETQAGRARVEGDPQALAAWAGLMDKSEPNFAIVTP, encoded by the coding sequence ATGCCGAATCCGACTGCCTTTGCCGCCGCCGCCACCGCGCTGGCTGCCGCCTTAAGCCTTGCCGGGACCGCCGGTGCCGCTTCCGCCGCGGCCAGTGCGGGCAAGCCCGCCACCGACGCCACCGCCCGCGCCAACGCCGCCGTCCTGCAGCAACTGCCGTTCCAGGACCGGCGCGACTTCGACGCGGCGCGCCGCGGCTTTATCGGCACGCTCGACAAGACCGAGATCCGCGACGCCAGGGGCAACGTGGTGTGGACCCTGGAGCCTTACGACTTCCTCAAGCCCGAGACGGCACCCGCCACGGTCAATCCCAGCCTCTGGCGCCAGGCCCGGCTCAACCTGCACCACGGCCTGTTCCAGGTGACCGACCGCATCTACCAGCTGCGCGGCTTCGATATCGCCAATATGACCATCATCGAGGGCGAGTCCGGCCTGATCGTGATCGACCCGCTGACCGCGACGGAAACCTCGCGCGCCGGCCTCGAGCTTTACTTCCGGCACCGGCCGAAGAAGCCCGTGGTGGCGGTGATCTATACCCATAGCCATGGCGACCACTTCGGCGGCGTCAAGGGCGTCGTCAGCGAGGAAGACGTCAAGGCGGGCCGGGTCAAGGTGCTGGCGCCGGAAGGCTTCATGGAAGAAGCCGTCAGCGAGAACGTCTTCGCCGGAAACGCCATGAGCCGCCGCGCGCAGTACATGTATGGCTTCAACCTGCCGCGCTCGGCCACCGGCCAGGTCGACGTGGGGCTGGGCAAGGCCGTCGCGCACGGCACGCTGACGCTGATCGCGCCGACCGACCTGATCCACAAGACCGGCGAAACCCGCACCATCGACGGCGTGCAGATCGAGTTCCTGATGGCGCCCGGCACCGAAGCCCCGGCCGAGATGCTGATGTACTTCCCGCAGTGGCAGGCCCTGTGCGCGGCCGAGGACGCCACCCACAACCTGCACAACCTCTACACCATCCGCGGCGCCCAGGTGCGCGACGCCAACCAGTGGTGGCGCGCGCTCGACCAGACCATCGACCGTTTCGGCGCGCGCACCGAGGTGCTGTTCGCCCAGCACCACTGGCCCACCTGGGGCCGCCAGGAGATCGTCACCTACCTGGGCAAGCAGCGCGACGGCTACAAGTACATCCACGACCAGTCGCTGCGGCTGGCCAACCTGGGCTACGTGCCGGCCGAGATCGCCGAGCGCGTGAAGTTGCCGCCGTCGCTGGCGCGCGAATGGCATCTGCGCGACTACTACGGCACCGTCAGCCACAATGCCAAGGCGGTGTACCAGCGCTACCTGGGCTGGTATGACGCCAACCCGGCCAACCTGAACCCGCTGCCGCCGGAAGAGGCGGGCAAGCGCTACGTCGAATTCATGGGCGGCGCGGCACGCGTGCTGGAGCAGGCCCGCGCCGCCTACGCGCGCGGCGAGTACCGCTGGGTCGCCGAGGTGGTCAAGCACGTGGTCTTTGCCGATCCGTCCAACCAGGCGGCGCGCCAGCTCGAGGCCGATGCGCTGGAGCAGCTTGGCTACCAGGCGGAATCGTCGACCTGGCGCAACGCCTACCTGAGCGGCGCCGCCGAGTTGCGCGCCGGGCCGCCCAGGACCGGCCGCCGCGCCGGCAGCCCGGACGTGCTGCGCGCGATGACCGACACCATGTTCCTGGACTACCTGGCGATCAGCCTCAACGGCGACCGTGCCGCCGGCAAGACGCTGGCGCTGAACTGGGTGCAGCCGGACACCGGCAAGCGTTTCGCGCTGACCGTCGAAAACGGCGTGTTCCGCTACAAGGCCGACGCGCAGCACGCCGCGCCGCAGGCCACGCTGACCATGCCGCGCGCCGTGCTGATGGGCGTGCTGGCCGGCCAGACCACGCTGGCGGCGGAAACCCAGGCGGGCCGCGCGCGCGTTGAGGGCGACCCGCAGGCGCTGGCGGCGTGGGCCGGGCTGATGGACAAGTCCGAGCCGAACTTCGCCATCGTCACGCCCTGA
- a CDS encoding OmpW family protein yields the protein MKSTYKKMLAAGAVMALTGAAHAQSAGSNIVSLGWFRVMPNSSADPLTVDSIGGRPVGMTRPNTGAEIESADTLGLAFSHYFTDNISGEIVAGIPPKHDVKGTGNYAQYGKLGSVKQWSPALVVKYHFFDAKTKFRPYVGLGVNYTWFTDETITNQNFVNREFAPGARMTASAKPSWNPVFNIGANYAINDNWFVGLSVSYVPISTRASFTTQAGPVTIQSHTKIKIDPVVTYLNVGYRF from the coding sequence ATGAAATCGACTTATAAGAAGATGCTGGCCGCCGGCGCCGTGATGGCGCTGACCGGAGCCGCACACGCGCAGTCCGCGGGCAGCAATATCGTCAGCCTGGGCTGGTTCCGCGTGATGCCGAACAGCTCCGCCGATCCGCTCACCGTGGACAGCATCGGCGGCCGCCCGGTCGGCATGACCCGGCCGAACACCGGCGCGGAAATCGAGTCCGCCGACACGCTGGGCCTGGCCTTCAGCCACTACTTTACCGACAACATCTCCGGCGAGATCGTTGCCGGCATTCCGCCCAAGCATGACGTCAAGGGCACCGGCAACTACGCCCAGTATGGCAAGCTGGGTTCGGTCAAGCAGTGGAGTCCGGCGCTGGTGGTCAAGTACCACTTCTTCGACGCCAAGACCAAGTTCCGTCCCTATGTCGGCCTCGGCGTGAACTACACCTGGTTCACCGACGAAACCATCACCAACCAGAACTTCGTCAACCGCGAGTTCGCGCCGGGCGCGCGCATGACCGCGAGCGCCAAGCCGTCGTGGAACCCGGTGTTCAATATCGGCGCCAACTACGCCATCAACGACAACTGGTTCGTCGGCCTGTCCGTGTCCTATGTCCCGATCTCGACCCGGGCCTCGTTCACCACCCAGGCGGGGCCGGTGACGATCCAGTCGCACACCAAGATCAAGATCGATCCGGTGGTGACGTACCTGAACGTGGGCTACCGCTTCTGA
- a CDS encoding heavy-metal-associated domain-containing protein: MIQFQVEGMTCNHCVGAITRAVLAVDPAARVSADVPAQSVRVDSGADTQALREAIEEAGYPVRSVA, from the coding sequence ATGATCCAGTTCCAGGTAGAAGGCATGACGTGCAACCACTGCGTCGGCGCCATCACGCGCGCCGTGCTCGCCGTCGACCCCGCCGCGCGCGTCAGCGCGGATGTGCCGGCCCAGTCCGTTCGCGTCGACAGCGGCGCCGACACGCAGGCGTTGCGCGAGGCCATCGAGGAAGCCGGCTATCCGGTCAGGTCGGTGGCGTAA
- a CDS encoding heavy metal translocating P-type ATPase, producing MPDSSAVLASQPVRTDLKPPADAMPEWRLPVEGMTCASCVGRVEKALARVPGVRDVAVNLATEAATLRAASAAVLPAAARAVAEAGYAVPHDTLELNIADMTCASCVARVEKALRAVPGVVEATVNLATERASVTLLRGATDTAALVSAVARAGYGATPVAQAAQAGAAARAGEPGQATPAAFWDGPWPVAISAALSLPLVAPMVLEWFGVHWMLPAWVQWLLATPVQFVFGWRFYKAGWKAVRAGAGNMDLLVALGTTAAYGLSLWLMWRTPADAMPHLYFESAAVVITLVRLGKWLETRAKRQTADAIRALAALRPDTARVRRGGVEHSVPLSAVTVGDEIVVRPGERIPVDAEVVEGTSHADESMLTGESLPVPKQPGDRITGGAINFEGLLVARTVAVGAETVLARIIRMVEHAQAAKAPIQRLVDRVSAVFVPVVLAIALVTVLGWGLFAGDWEAALLNAVAVLVIACPCALGLATPTAIMAGTGAGARAGILIKDAEALEIAHRVGVVAFDKTGTLTVGKPEVVALHAADPADADGSALLAQLAALQAGSEHPLARAVLAAAQARGLAVPQAGEVQALPGRGIAGVVGGQALQLGSERLRASLGAPAGALAAVADRLQAEGRTVSWLVQTAPPRVAGLVAFGDAIKPGAPAAIARLRAAGVRTVMLTGDNAGAAARVAQGLGLDDVQAEVLPEDKAARVQALGRDGAVVAMVGDGINDAPALAAADVGIAMSTGTDVAMHAAGITLMRGDPALVADALAVSHHTVRKIRQNLFWAFFYNVVGIPLAAAGLLNPVVAGAAMAFSSVSVVGNALLLRRWHAQAGTAPGASPAARGGE from the coding sequence ATGCCAGATTCCAGCGCTGTGCTCGCTTCGCAACCGGTCCGCACGGACCTTAAGCCGCCCGCCGACGCCATGCCCGAGTGGCGGCTGCCGGTCGAAGGCATGACCTGCGCCTCGTGCGTGGGACGCGTCGAAAAGGCCCTGGCCAGGGTGCCGGGCGTGCGCGACGTGGCCGTCAACCTGGCGACCGAGGCCGCCACGCTGCGCGCGGCGTCCGCCGCGGTGCTGCCCGCCGCCGCGCGCGCCGTGGCCGAGGCCGGCTACGCCGTGCCCCACGACACCCTCGAACTGAATATCGCCGACATGACCTGCGCCTCGTGCGTGGCCCGCGTGGAAAAGGCGCTGCGCGCCGTGCCGGGCGTGGTCGAGGCCACCGTCAACCTGGCCACCGAGCGCGCCAGCGTGACGCTGCTGCGCGGCGCCACCGATACCGCGGCGCTGGTCAGCGCGGTCGCGCGTGCCGGCTATGGCGCGACACCGGTGGCGCAGGCGGCGCAGGCCGGCGCCGCGGCCCGGGCCGGCGAGCCGGGGCAGGCCACGCCCGCGGCGTTCTGGGACGGCCCGTGGCCGGTGGCGATCTCGGCGGCGCTGTCGCTGCCGCTGGTGGCGCCGATGGTGCTGGAATGGTTCGGCGTGCACTGGATGCTGCCGGCGTGGGTGCAGTGGCTGCTGGCGACGCCGGTGCAGTTCGTGTTCGGCTGGCGCTTCTACAAGGCCGGCTGGAAGGCGGTGCGCGCCGGCGCGGGCAATATGGACCTGCTGGTGGCGCTCGGCACCACCGCCGCCTACGGGCTGTCGCTGTGGCTGATGTGGCGCACCCCGGCCGATGCCATGCCGCACCTGTACTTCGAGAGCGCGGCGGTGGTGATCACGCTGGTGCGCCTGGGCAAGTGGCTGGAGACGCGCGCCAAGCGCCAGACCGCCGATGCCATCCGCGCGCTGGCGGCGTTGCGTCCCGATACCGCGCGGGTGCGGCGCGGCGGCGTCGAGCACAGCGTGCCGCTGTCCGCCGTGACCGTCGGCGACGAAATCGTGGTGCGCCCCGGCGAGCGCATCCCGGTGGACGCCGAGGTGGTCGAAGGCACCAGCCATGCCGATGAATCGATGCTGACCGGCGAAAGCCTGCCGGTGCCGAAGCAGCCCGGCGACCGCATCACCGGCGGCGCCATCAATTTCGAAGGCCTGCTGGTGGCGCGCACCGTGGCGGTGGGCGCCGAGACCGTGCTGGCGCGCATCATCCGCATGGTCGAGCACGCGCAGGCGGCCAAGGCGCCGATCCAGCGCCTGGTCGACCGCGTCAGCGCGGTGTTCGTGCCGGTGGTGCTGGCGATTGCGCTGGTGACCGTGCTGGGCTGGGGCCTCTTTGCCGGCGACTGGGAAGCGGCGCTGCTCAATGCCGTGGCGGTGCTGGTGATCGCCTGCCCGTGCGCGCTGGGGCTGGCCACGCCCACCGCGATCATGGCCGGCACCGGCGCCGGCGCGCGCGCCGGCATCCTGATCAAGGACGCCGAGGCGCTCGAGATCGCGCACCGGGTCGGGGTGGTGGCGTTCGACAAGACCGGCACGCTCACGGTGGGCAAGCCCGAAGTGGTGGCGCTGCATGCGGCCGATCCTGCCGACGCCGACGGCAGCGCGTTGCTGGCGCAGCTGGCCGCGCTGCAGGCCGGCAGCGAGCATCCGCTGGCGCGGGCGGTGCTGGCCGCGGCGCAGGCGCGCGGCCTCGCCGTGCCGCAGGCCGGCGAAGTGCAGGCGCTGCCGGGCCGCGGCATTGCCGGCGTGGTCGGCGGCCAGGCCCTGCAACTGGGCAGCGAGCGCCTGCGCGCGTCGCTGGGCGCGCCGGCCGGCGCGCTGGCAGCGGTCGCGGACCGGCTACAGGCCGAAGGCCGCACCGTGTCGTGGCTGGTGCAGACCGCGCCGCCGCGCGTGGCCGGGCTGGTCGCGTTCGGCGATGCCATCAAGCCGGGCGCGCCGGCGGCGATCGCCAGGCTGCGCGCCGCCGGCGTGCGCACGGTGATGCTGACCGGCGACAATGCCGGCGCCGCGGCGCGCGTGGCGCAGGGGCTGGGGCTCGATGACGTGCAGGCCGAAGTCCTGCCCGAGGACAAGGCCGCGCGCGTGCAGGCGCTGGGCCGCGATGGCGCGGTGGTGGCGATGGTGGGCGACGGCATCAACGATGCGCCGGCGCTGGCCGCGGCCGACGTGGGCATCGCCATGTCGACCGGCACCGACGTCGCCATGCATGCCGCCGGCATCACCCTGATGCGCGGCGACCCGGCGCTGGTGGCCGATGCGCTGGCGGTCTCGCACCACACCGTGCGCAAGATCCGCCAGAACCTGTTCTGGGCCTTTTTCTATAACGTGGTGGGGATTCCGCTGGCCGCGGCCGGGCTGCTCAATCCGGTGGTGGCGGGCGCGGCGATGGCGTTTTCCAGCGTCAGCGTGGTGGGCAATGCGCTGCTGCTGCGCCGCTGGCATGCGCAGGCGGGCACCGCGCCGGGCGCGTCGCCCGCGGCGCGAGGAGGCGAGTGA
- the cueR gene encoding Cu(I)-responsive transcriptional regulator, giving the protein MNIGEAAQASGVSAKMIRHYESIGLVAAPPRTDGGYRRYDERAVHNLRFVRRARNLGFSLDEIRNLLSLWHDRGRASADVKALTLRHVADLEQRIAELAAMRDTLRELAQHCSGDDRPDCPILADMAQPDAPARPDCHG; this is encoded by the coding sequence ATGAATATCGGCGAAGCGGCACAGGCCTCGGGCGTATCGGCCAAGATGATCCGCCACTATGAATCGATCGGGCTGGTGGCGGCGCCGCCGCGCACCGACGGCGGCTACCGCCGCTATGACGAACGCGCGGTGCATAACTTGCGCTTCGTGCGGCGTGCCCGTAATCTGGGCTTCTCGCTCGACGAGATCCGCAACCTGCTGTCGCTGTGGCACGACCGCGGCCGCGCCAGCGCCGACGTCAAGGCGCTGACGCTGCGGCACGTGGCCGACCTGGAGCAGCGCATCGCCGAACTGGCGGCGATGCGCGACACGCTGCGCGAACTGGCGCAGCACTGCAGTGGCGATGACCGGCCGGACTGCCCGATCCTGGCCGACATGGCGCAGCCGGACGCACCGGCCCGGCCGGACTGCCACGGCTGA
- a CDS encoding alpha/beta hydrolase, translating to MEQPMTDDPAVAGVASPPAASPAGTHAPVQSRQRMRDGTELLLRTWQPDPARFAEPLGSVLLVHGLAEHAGRYQHVAEVLCGLGLRVRAFDLRGHGASGGARMVAEHPDAYLNDLAEIYDAAVPGWHELPILLGHSMGGLIAARFATARVRPVRALVLSSPALALRLSRPALALHRVLLTLAPRLRVPNPIDARHLSHDPAVVAAYRADPLVQTTITAGVLEGMIRGMAQAQADAALLEAPTLMLVGGADRVVDPAGSRTFFDNAPPDLREQVWFDHGYHEIFNEAQPLRGEVFAALTGWLQRRLASPQR from the coding sequence ATGGAACAGCCGATGACCGACGATCCGGCCGTGGCCGGCGTTGCCAGCCCACCCGCCGCGAGCCCGGCGGGGACCCATGCGCCGGTGCAGAGCCGCCAGCGCATGCGCGACGGCACCGAACTGTTGCTCCGTACTTGGCAACCCGATCCGGCGCGCTTTGCCGAACCGCTCGGCTCGGTGCTGCTGGTGCACGGGCTTGCCGAACACGCCGGCCGCTACCAGCATGTCGCCGAGGTGCTGTGCGGGCTGGGACTGCGGGTGCGGGCCTTCGACCTGCGCGGCCACGGCGCCAGCGGTGGCGCGCGCATGGTGGCGGAGCATCCGGACGCCTACCTGAACGACCTGGCCGAGATCTACGATGCCGCGGTGCCGGGCTGGCACGAACTGCCGATCCTGCTCGGCCACAGCATGGGCGGGCTGATCGCGGCGCGCTTTGCCACCGCGCGCGTGCGGCCGGTGCGCGCCCTGGTGCTGTCGTCGCCGGCGCTGGCGCTGCGGCTGTCCCGGCCGGCGCTGGCGCTGCACCGCGTGCTGCTGACGCTGGCGCCGCGCCTGCGCGTGCCCAATCCGATCGATGCGCGCCACCTGTCGCACGATCCGGCGGTGGTCGCCGCCTATCGCGCCGATCCGCTGGTGCAGACCACCATTACCGCCGGCGTGCTGGAAGGCATGATCCGCGGCATGGCGCAAGCGCAGGCCGACGCGGCGCTGCTGGAGGCGCCCACGCTGATGCTGGTCGGCGGCGCCGACCGCGTGGTGGACCCGGCCGGCAGCCGCACCTTCTTCGACAATGCGCCGCCCGACCTGCGCGAACAAGTCTGGTTCGACCACGGCTACCACGAGATCTTCAATGAAGCGCAGCCGCTGCGCGGCGAAGTGTTCGCGGCACTGACCGGCTGGCTGCAGCGCCGGCTGGCCAGCCCGCAGCGCTAG
- a CDS encoding LysR family transcriptional regulator, with amino-acid sequence MDLHHLRAFVAVAREGNLTRAAQRLHLTQPAVSLQLKALQSAWRIRLFERTAAGLTLTADGAALLPLAERILDGVGDLQHTVNAMHHTVRGRLAIGTILDPEFTRLGPMLRTLVERHPQIGTELRHGMSGWVLQQVRSGALDVGFYLGQPSEPGFHTLTLTPFSYYVVAPKGWKERTALRSWAQLATLPWIWTPPESAHNRLLSAHFAQAGVDPASVPKVAHVDQEASMRDLVRSGVGLSLVRDAIALRESHAHGLVIVEGVSVQTELTLVCLAARRDDPVVAAAFGVAESVFRT; translated from the coding sequence TTGGACCTCCATCACCTGCGCGCCTTTGTTGCCGTCGCGCGCGAAGGCAACCTGACCCGCGCGGCGCAGCGCCTGCACCTGACCCAACCCGCGGTCAGCCTGCAGCTGAAGGCGCTGCAGTCGGCGTGGCGCATCCGGCTGTTCGAGCGCACCGCGGCGGGGCTGACGCTGACCGCCGATGGCGCCGCGCTGCTGCCGCTGGCCGAACGCATCCTCGATGGCGTGGGCGACCTGCAGCACACCGTCAACGCCATGCATCACACCGTGCGCGGGCGGCTGGCGATCGGCACCATCCTCGATCCCGAATTCACGCGGCTGGGCCCGATGCTGCGCACGCTGGTCGAGCGCCACCCGCAGATCGGCACGGAGCTGCGCCACGGCATGTCGGGCTGGGTGCTGCAGCAGGTACGCAGCGGCGCGCTCGACGTCGGCTTCTACCTGGGCCAGCCGTCCGAGCCCGGCTTCCACACGCTGACGCTGACGCCGTTCTCGTATTACGTGGTCGCGCCCAAGGGCTGGAAGGAGCGCACCGCACTGCGCTCATGGGCGCAGCTGGCCACGCTGCCGTGGATCTGGACCCCGCCCGAATCCGCGCACAACCGGCTGCTGTCGGCGCACTTCGCGCAGGCGGGCGTGGATCCGGCGAGCGTGCCCAAGGTGGCGCACGTCGACCAGGAAGCGTCGATGCGCGACCTGGTGCGCTCCGGCGTGGGGCTGTCGCTGGTGCGCGATGCGATCGCGCTGCGCGAGTCGCATGCGCACGGGCTGGTGATCGTCGAAGGGGTCTCGGTGCAGACCGAGCTGACCCTGGTCTGCCTGGCCGCGCGCCGCGACGACCCGGTGGTCGCGGCCGCGTTCGGCGTGGCCGAGTCGGTGTTCCGGACCTAG
- a CDS encoding CoA-acylating methylmalonate-semialdehyde dehydrogenase, whose translation MQAIIGHSIAGRQTRGASQRQADVFNPATGAVAARVALGTAQDVAEAVAAAKAAFPAWADTPPLRRARILFKFKELLDQHHDDLAALITREHGKVFSDAKGEVTRGIEVIEFACGIPNLLKTDFTDNIGGGIDNWNLRQPLGVVAGITPFNFPVMVPMWMFPVALACGNTFVLKPSERDPSPSLLIADLLRQAGLPDGVFNVVQGDKEAVDALLAHPDVQALSFVGSTPIAEYIYTEGTKHGKRVQALGGAKNHLVVMPDADLDQAVDALIGAAYGSAGERCMAISVAVAVGEVADQLVPRLAERARALKIRNGMDADAEMGPLVTGAHKAKVEGYIAKGVEEGATLVTDGRGHQVDGHENGFYVGGTLFDHVKPDMTIYKEEIFGPVLSVVRVHDFAEAVALINAHEYGNGVSCYTSDGGIARAFARQIQVGMVGINVPIPVPMAWHSFGGWKRSLFGDHHAYGEEGVRFYTRYKSVMQRWPDSIAKGAEFTMPVAK comes from the coding sequence GTGCAGGCCATCATCGGCCACAGCATCGCAGGCCGGCAGACACGCGGCGCCTCGCAGCGCCAGGCCGACGTATTCAACCCCGCCACCGGCGCAGTCGCCGCGCGCGTCGCGCTGGGCACCGCGCAGGACGTGGCCGAGGCCGTGGCCGCCGCCAAGGCCGCCTTCCCGGCGTGGGCCGATACGCCGCCGCTGCGCCGCGCGCGCATCCTGTTCAAGTTCAAGGAGTTGCTGGACCAGCACCACGACGACCTCGCCGCGCTGATCACGCGCGAGCACGGCAAGGTGTTCTCCGATGCGAAGGGCGAGGTCACGCGCGGCATCGAGGTGATCGAGTTCGCCTGCGGCATCCCCAACCTGCTCAAGACCGATTTCACCGACAACATCGGCGGCGGCATCGACAACTGGAACCTGCGCCAGCCGCTGGGCGTGGTGGCCGGCATCACGCCGTTCAACTTCCCGGTGATGGTGCCGATGTGGATGTTCCCGGTGGCGCTGGCGTGCGGCAATACCTTCGTGCTCAAGCCGTCCGAGCGCGATCCGTCGCCGAGCCTGCTGATCGCCGATCTGCTGCGCCAGGCCGGCCTGCCCGATGGTGTGTTCAACGTGGTGCAGGGCGACAAGGAAGCGGTCGACGCGCTGCTGGCGCACCCCGACGTGCAGGCGCTGTCGTTCGTCGGCTCGACCCCGATCGCTGAATACATCTATACCGAAGGCACCAAGCACGGCAAGCGCGTGCAGGCATTGGGCGGCGCAAAGAACCACCTGGTGGTGATGCCCGATGCGGACCTGGACCAGGCTGTCGACGCGCTGATCGGCGCCGCCTATGGCTCGGCCGGCGAGCGCTGCATGGCGATCTCGGTGGCGGTGGCGGTCGGCGAGGTGGCCGACCAGCTGGTGCCGCGGCTGGCCGAACGCGCGCGCGCGCTGAAGATCCGCAACGGCATGGACGCCGATGCCGAGATGGGCCCGCTGGTGACCGGCGCGCACAAGGCCAAGGTCGAAGGCTACATCGCCAAAGGCGTGGAAGAGGGCGCGACGCTGGTGACCGATGGCCGCGGCCACCAGGTCGACGGCCACGAGAACGGTTTCTATGTCGGCGGCACGCTGTTCGACCACGTGAAGCCTGACATGACGATCTACAAGGAAGAGATCTTCGGCCCGGTGCTGTCGGTGGTGCGCGTGCATGACTTTGCCGAGGCGGTGGCGCTGATCAACGCGCACGAGTACGGCAACGGCGTATCTTGCTACACCAGCGACGGCGGCATCGCGCGCGCGTTCGCGCGGCAGATCCAGGTGGGCATGGTCGGCATCAACGTGCCGATCCCGGTGCCGATGGCGTGGCATTCGTTCGGCGGCTGGAAGCGCTCGCTGTTCGGTGACCACCATGCCTATGGCGAAGAGGGCGTGCGCTTCTACACGCGCTACAAGAGCGTGATGCAGCGCTGGCCGGACTCGATCGCCAAGGGCGCGGAATTCACCATGCCGGTGGCGAAATAA